In one Parvibaculum sp. genomic region, the following are encoded:
- a CDS encoding ABC transporter ATP-binding protein, with amino-acid sequence MAHSLADTDPTVEARMPAEPAPHAAARYAIEARNLRKVYKASGNQPAKEALKGIDLAIPRGSIFALLGPNGAGKSTFINILAGLVIKTSGSASIWGFDIDVNPRQARASIGVVPQELNIDPFFTPAEVLEMQAGLYGVPKRERRTMEILKAMGLDDKADAYARTLSGGMRRRLLVAKAMVHNPPVLILDEPTAGVDIELRRQLWDYVKGLHARGTTIVLTTHYLEEAEALCDTIAIIDKGEVVCCEPKDQLLSRISDKRLIVRMARPLAALPAALAGLKAELRPDGALTVQYNPAETGAMDILRSLSDAGLEIRDISTEESDLEDVFMQLTSTK; translated from the coding sequence ATGGCCCATTCGCTTGCCGACACAGACCCGACCGTCGAAGCCCGCATGCCGGCCGAGCCCGCGCCGCACGCCGCGGCGCGATACGCCATCGAGGCGCGCAACTTGCGGAAGGTCTACAAGGCGAGCGGCAACCAACCTGCCAAGGAAGCGCTGAAGGGGATCGACCTTGCGATTCCGCGCGGTTCGATTTTCGCGCTTCTGGGGCCGAACGGCGCCGGCAAATCGACCTTCATCAACATACTCGCAGGGCTCGTCATCAAGACGTCGGGATCGGCCTCGATCTGGGGTTTCGACATCGACGTCAATCCGCGCCAGGCGCGGGCCTCGATCGGCGTGGTGCCGCAGGAACTCAACATCGACCCGTTCTTCACGCCGGCCGAGGTGCTGGAAATGCAGGCCGGCCTATATGGCGTGCCGAAGCGCGAGCGGCGGACCATGGAAATCCTCAAGGCCATGGGGCTCGACGACAAGGCGGACGCCTATGCGCGCACGCTTTCCGGCGGGATGCGGCGGCGGCTGCTGGTCGCCAAGGCGATGGTGCACAACCCGCCGGTGCTGATCCTCGACGAGCCGACGGCGGGCGTCGACATCGAACTCCGCCGCCAGCTCTGGGACTATGTGAAGGGGTTGCACGCGCGCGGCACGACCATCGTGCTGACGACGCATTATCTCGAAGAGGCGGAAGCGCTGTGCGACACCATCGCCATCATCGACAAGGGCGAGGTGGTGTGCTGCGAGCCGAAGGACCAATTGCTTTCGCGGATCAGCGACAAGCGGCTGATCGTGCGGATGGCGCGGCCGCTCGCGGCGCTGCCGGCGGCGCTTGCCGGCCTGAAGGCGGAACTCCGGCCCGACGGAGCGCTGACCGTGCAATACAACCCGGCCGAGACCGGCGCCATGGATATCCTCCGTTCACTGAGCGATGCGGGGCTCGAAATCCGCGACATCTCGACGGAGGAATCCGACCTCGAAGACGTCTTCATGCAGCTCACATCGACGAAATAG
- the polA gene encoding DNA polymerase I, translating to MKKGDHLFLVDGSGYIFRAYHALPPLTRKSDGLPVGAVAGFCNMLYKLIEDTKDEFEPTHLAVIFDASSKTFRNDIYPEYKANRAEPPEDLRPQFALVRDATRAFGVPSIEMLGFEADDLIATYARLAAEAGARVTIVSSDKDLMQLVNDRVDMLDTMKLKTIARDQVIEKFGVPPKKVVDVQALAGDSTDNVPGVPGIGIKTAAQLIEEYGDLETLLSRAGEIKQQKRRENLIEFAEQARISRKLVELDNNVPVDVDLDTMAVRDPDPETLIGFCKDMEFSTLTRRVGERFNIDVDAIPATGAHPPQAEAARDAGGKPEKQVAARGARGGVPGAMPKGVDADFAQASYTAVVTRADLETWIEKARAQGYVAIDTETDSLNPMQARLVGVSMALVPGEACYVPLQHGAGDGLDFADAGAQQQIPLKDALKALKPLLEDPSILKIGQNLKFDMLVFRQHGIALTALDDTMLMSYALDAGVHGHGMDELSDLFLGHKPIPFSEVAGKGKAQITFDRVPVDKAVAYAAEDADVTLRLWHILKPRLVAERRMTVYETLERPLVPVIVEMERAGVKVDKAVLARLSSDFAQKMARFEDEIYVLAGERFNIASPKQLGEILFDKQGIPGGRKTKTGAWSTDADMLEALAAQGHELPRAVLDWRGLAKLKSTYTDALPEFIDKDTGRIHTSYSLAATSTGRLASTEPNLQNIPVRTEDGRKIRTAFVAEKGNLLISADYSQIELRLLAHIADIEALKKAFADGLDIHAMTASEMFSVPLKDMDPGIRRRAKAINFGIIYGISAFGLANQLGISRQEAGDYIARYFERFPGIRAYMDDTKDFAHKNGYVETIFGRRIHLPQINSKNPAEKSFMERAAINAPIQGSAADIIRRAMIRMPGALAKAKLSARMLLQVHDELIFETPEKEAEKTCEAVAKIMSGAAAPALELSVPLDVDARAAKNWDEAH from the coding sequence CTGAAAAAAGGCGATCACCTCTTTCTGGTGGACGGATCGGGCTACATTTTCCGCGCCTATCATGCGCTGCCGCCGCTGACGCGCAAGTCCGACGGCCTCCCCGTCGGCGCCGTCGCCGGCTTCTGCAACATGCTCTACAAGCTGATCGAGGATACGAAGGACGAATTCGAGCCGACGCATCTCGCGGTCATTTTCGATGCCTCGTCGAAGACCTTCCGCAACGACATCTATCCCGAGTACAAGGCCAACCGCGCCGAACCTCCGGAAGATTTGCGCCCGCAATTCGCGCTGGTGCGCGACGCGACGCGCGCTTTCGGCGTGCCCTCGATCGAGATGCTGGGCTTCGAGGCCGACGATCTGATCGCCACCTATGCGCGCCTCGCGGCGGAAGCGGGCGCCCGCGTCACCATCGTCTCCTCCGACAAGGACCTGATGCAGCTCGTCAACGACCGCGTCGACATGCTCGACACGATGAAGCTGAAAACGATCGCGCGCGACCAGGTGATCGAGAAATTCGGCGTGCCGCCCAAAAAAGTCGTCGATGTGCAGGCGCTGGCTGGCGACTCGACCGACAATGTGCCCGGCGTCCCCGGCATCGGCATCAAGACGGCCGCGCAACTGATCGAGGAATATGGCGATCTCGAAACGCTGCTCTCCCGCGCCGGTGAAATCAAACAGCAGAAGCGCCGCGAAAACCTGATCGAGTTTGCCGAGCAGGCGCGCATTTCGCGCAAGCTCGTCGAGCTCGACAACAACGTGCCCGTCGACGTCGACCTCGACACGATGGCTGTCCGCGACCCCGACCCCGAAACGCTGATCGGTTTCTGCAAGGACATGGAATTCTCGACGCTGACGCGCCGCGTCGGCGAACGCTTCAACATCGATGTCGATGCGATCCCGGCGACAGGCGCCCATCCGCCGCAAGCGGAGGCGGCGAGGGACGCCGGTGGCAAGCCGGAAAAGCAGGTGGCGGCGCGCGGCGCGCGCGGCGGCGTTCCGGGCGCAATGCCGAAGGGCGTCGACGCCGATTTCGCGCAAGCCAGTTACACGGCGGTTGTCACGCGCGCCGATCTCGAAACATGGATCGAAAAGGCGCGCGCGCAGGGATATGTCGCCATCGACACCGAAACGGATTCGCTGAACCCGATGCAGGCCCGCCTTGTCGGCGTGTCGATGGCGCTGGTGCCCGGCGAGGCCTGCTACGTGCCGCTGCAACACGGCGCCGGCGACGGTCTCGATTTCGCGGATGCGGGCGCGCAACAGCAGATCCCGCTGAAGGATGCGCTGAAGGCGCTGAAGCCGCTGCTCGAAGACCCGTCCATCCTGAAGATCGGCCAGAACCTCAAATTCGACATGCTGGTCTTCCGCCAGCACGGCATCGCGCTCACAGCCCTCGACGACACGATGCTGATGTCCTACGCGCTCGATGCCGGCGTTCACGGCCACGGCATGGACGAGCTTTCCGATCTTTTTCTTGGCCACAAGCCGATCCCGTTTTCGGAAGTGGCGGGCAAAGGCAAGGCGCAGATCACCTTCGACCGCGTGCCGGTCGACAAGGCGGTCGCCTATGCGGCCGAGGATGCCGACGTAACGCTCCGGCTCTGGCACATCCTGAAGCCGCGCCTCGTCGCCGAGCGCCGCATGACGGTTTACGAAACGCTGGAGCGGCCGCTGGTGCCGGTGATCGTCGAAATGGAACGTGCCGGCGTCAAAGTCGACAAGGCGGTGCTGGCGCGGCTCTCGTCCGACTTCGCGCAGAAGATGGCGCGCTTCGAGGACGAGATTTATGTGCTGGCCGGCGAGCGCTTCAACATCGCCTCGCCGAAGCAGCTCGGCGAAATCCTGTTCGACAAGCAGGGCATTCCCGGCGGCCGCAAGACCAAGACCGGCGCCTGGTCGACCGATGCCGACATGCTGGAAGCGCTGGCCGCGCAAGGCCACGAGTTGCCGCGCGCGGTGCTCGACTGGCGCGGTCTCGCCAAACTGAAAAGCACCTACACGGATGCGCTGCCCGAATTCATCGACAAGGATACCGGCCGCATCCACACTTCCTATTCGCTGGCCGCGACCTCGACCGGCCGCCTCGCCTCGACCGAACCCAACCTGCAGAACATCCCCGTGCGCACCGAGGACGGCCGCAAGATCCGCACGGCCTTCGTCGCCGAGAAGGGCAACCTGCTGATCTCGGCCGACTACAGCCAGATCGAGCTTCGGCTGCTGGCGCATATCGCGGACATCGAGGCGCTGAAAAAAGCCTTTGCCGACGGGCTTGATATTCACGCGATGACGGCGTCGGAAATGTTCTCGGTGCCGCTGAAGGACATGGACCCCGGCATCCGCCGCCGCGCCAAGGCGATCAATTTCGGCATCATCTACGGCATCTCGGCCTTCGGTCTCGCCAACCAGCTCGGCATTTCGCGCCAGGAGGCCGGCGACTACATCGCGCGCTACTTCGAACGCTTCCCCGGCATCCGCGCCTATATGGACGACACCAAGGACTTCGCCCACAAGAACGGCTATGTCGAAACCATTTTCGGCCGCCGCATTCACCTGCCGCAGATCAACTCGAAAAATCCGGCCGAAAAGAGCTTTATGGAACGCGCGGCGATCAACGCCCCGATCCAGGGCTCCGCCGCCGACATCATCCGCCGCGCCATGATCCGCATGCCGGGCGCACTCGCAAAGGCAAAACTTTCGGCGCGCATGCTGCTGCAGGTCCATGACGAACTGATTTTCGAGACGCCGGAGAAAGAAGCCGAAAAGACCTGTGAAGCGGTGGCGAAGATCATGTCGGGCGCCGCGGCGCCGGCGCTCGAACTTTCGGTGCCGCTCGACGTCGATGCCCGCGCCGCCAAAAACTGGGATGAGGCGCATTAG
- a CDS encoding phosphoenolpyruvate carboxykinase translates to MKQTGPIISRFGADKSGFKNLAAAHWNYRPAALYEEAIKRNEGHVAANGPFVVKTGVHTGRSAKDKFIVRDASTEKTVWWDNNKSMTAEAFDLLHADMLKHAEGKELFIQDLFGGADETHRLATRVYTEYAWHSLFIQNLLIEPKPEELDNFEPQFTIIDLPSFEADPAKYGVRTGTVIACNFAKRIVLIAGTSYAGEIKKSVFSMLNYELPPKRVMPMHCSANVGPEGDTAIFFGLSGTGKTTLSAVATRTLIGDDEHGWSENGVFNFEGGCYAKMIKLSAEAEPEIYAVTKRFGTVLENVVMDDDTRELDLDSAALAENSRGAYPLSFIPNASPTGRAPHPKNIIMLTADAFSVLPPVARLTPSQAMYHFLSGYTAKVAGTEKGVTEPEATFSTCFGAPFMSRHPTEYGNLLRDLIAQHKVSCWLVNTGWTGGVYGTGSRMPIKATRALLAAALDGSLNNVAFRTDPNFGFEVPVSVPGVDDKILNPRDTWADKAAYDAQAQKLVKMFIDNFAKFEAHVDPDVRAAAPAAARAAE, encoded by the coding sequence GTGAAACAGACCGGGCCCATCATCAGCCGTTTCGGCGCCGACAAAAGCGGCTTTAAAAATCTTGCCGCCGCGCACTGGAACTACCGCCCCGCCGCGCTTTACGAAGAAGCGATAAAACGGAACGAGGGCCACGTCGCCGCCAACGGGCCCTTCGTCGTCAAGACCGGCGTTCACACCGGCCGCTCCGCCAAAGACAAATTCATCGTCCGCGACGCCTCCACCGAAAAGACCGTCTGGTGGGACAACAACAAATCGATGACGGCCGAGGCCTTCGACCTTCTCCATGCCGACATGCTGAAACACGCCGAGGGCAAGGAACTCTTCATTCAGGACCTTTTCGGCGGCGCCGACGAAACCCACCGCCTCGCGACCCGCGTCTACACCGAATATGCCTGGCACTCGCTGTTCATCCAGAACCTGCTGATCGAACCGAAGCCGGAAGAGCTCGACAATTTCGAGCCGCAATTCACCATCATCGACCTGCCGAGCTTCGAGGCCGACCCCGCCAAATACGGCGTGCGCACCGGCACCGTGATTGCCTGCAACTTCGCCAAGCGCATCGTGCTGATCGCCGGCACATCCTATGCGGGCGAAATCAAGAAATCCGTCTTCTCGATGCTCAACTACGAATTGCCGCCGAAGCGCGTGATGCCGATGCATTGCTCGGCGAATGTCGGACCGGAAGGCGACACGGCGATCTTCTTCGGCCTTTCGGGCACCGGCAAGACGACGCTTTCGGCGGTCGCCACGCGCACGCTGATCGGCGATGACGAGCATGGCTGGTCGGAAAACGGCGTCTTCAACTTCGAAGGCGGCTGCTACGCAAAGATGATCAAGCTGTCGGCGGAAGCCGAGCCGGAAATCTATGCCGTCACCAAGCGTTTCGGCACCGTGCTTGAAAACGTCGTGATGGACGACGACACCCGCGAACTCGATCTCGACAGCGCGGCGCTGGCCGAGAACTCGCGCGGCGCCTATCCGCTTTCGTTCATTCCGAATGCCAGCCCCACGGGCCGCGCGCCGCACCCGAAAAACATCATCATGCTGACGGCGGATGCCTTCTCGGTGCTGCCGCCGGTCGCGCGGCTGACGCCGAGCCAGGCGATGTATCACTTCCTGTCGGGCTATACCGCGAAAGTGGCCGGCACCGAAAAGGGTGTGACGGAGCCGGAAGCGACCTTCTCGACCTGTTTCGGCGCGCCCTTCATGTCGCGCCATCCGACCGAATACGGCAACCTCTTGCGCGACCTCATCGCCCAGCACAAGGTTTCGTGCTGGCTCGTCAACACCGGCTGGACCGGCGGCGTCTACGGCACGGGCTCACGCATGCCGATCAAGGCGACGCGGGCGCTGCTCGCCGCCGCGCTTGACGGCTCGCTCAACAATGTCGCTTTCCGCACCGATCCGAACTTCGGCTTCGAGGTTCCGGTCAGTGTGCCGGGCGTCGACGACAAGATCCTCAACCCGCGCGACACATGGGCCGACAAAGCCGCCTATGACGCGCAGGCGCAGAAGCTGGTGAAAATGTTCATCGACAATTTCGCCAAGTTCGAGGCGCATGTCGATCCGGACGTCCGCGCCGCAGCGCCCGCCGCCGCCCGCGCCGCCGAGTAA
- a CDS encoding M20 family peptidase — MLKRVLAGFAGLIILLIAVLVGRTLAVPVLNVEAAGQAASIDAERAAAHLAEAVRFETISHQRGADAAAVARSDAAFTGFRNWMDATYPAFTEATSREIVGGHTLFYTWAGSDATLDPVLLMSHIDVVPIAPGTEDQWEHPPFSGAIADGYVWGRGTIDNKGSLIAMVEAAELLAARGFRPVRSIMFAFGHDEEIGGGTGNKVLAELLQARGTRLHWVKDEGGVIGHGMLPGVNTPVAMIGVAEKGSISLDIVAYSRGGHSSMPSPAAETAIGRLARALERIGDAPFTSRVDGATRGMIEELAQAAPFLQRLVYANLWLFEPVVRGVMEKSPTSAAQIHTTIAPTIIEGGNKENVLPPEARAVVNFRIHPRDNAETVMAHVRAAIDDPEVKIEPLPGIREASQVSNIEGDGYKFLTRVIGESFPGTITAPYLVVGGTDSRHYLPITDNVFRFIPIRMGPDDMARFHGTNERVSVANMGEAVAFYVRLMETMEAAE, encoded by the coding sequence ATGCTGAAGCGCGTTCTGGCGGGGTTTGCCGGGCTCATCATCCTGCTGATCGCGGTGCTTGTCGGCCGGACGCTGGCGGTGCCGGTGCTCAATGTCGAGGCTGCGGGGCAGGCGGCCAGCATCGACGCCGAACGCGCGGCCGCGCATCTCGCCGAAGCCGTGCGCTTCGAGACGATTTCGCATCAGCGCGGCGCGGACGCCGCCGCCGTCGCCCGCTCGGACGCGGCCTTTACCGGCTTCCGCAACTGGATGGACGCGACCTATCCGGCCTTCACCGAAGCGACGAGCCGCGAGATCGTCGGCGGGCACACGCTCTTTTATACCTGGGCGGGCAGCGACGCGACGCTCGATCCGGTGCTGTTGATGTCGCATATCGACGTGGTGCCGATTGCGCCGGGTACGGAAGATCAGTGGGAGCATCCGCCCTTTTCGGGCGCCATCGCCGACGGCTATGTGTGGGGACGCGGCACGATCGACAACAAGGGCTCGCTGATCGCGATGGTCGAGGCGGCCGAGTTGCTGGCGGCGCGCGGCTTCCGGCCGGTGCGCAGCATCATGTTCGCTTTCGGCCATGACGAGGAAATCGGCGGCGGCACCGGCAACAAGGTGCTGGCAGAGCTGCTGCAGGCGCGCGGCACGCGGCTGCACTGGGTGAAAGACGAAGGCGGCGTGATCGGCCACGGGATGCTGCCCGGCGTCAACACGCCCGTCGCCATGATCGGCGTGGCCGAGAAGGGCTCGATCTCGCTCGACATCGTCGCCTATTCGCGCGGCGGACATTCGTCGATGCCCTCGCCCGCCGCCGAAACCGCCATTGGAAGGCTGGCGCGCGCGCTGGAGCGGATCGGCGATGCGCCGTTTACGTCCCGCGTCGACGGCGCGACGCGCGGCATGATCGAGGAACTGGCGCAGGCGGCGCCGTTTCTGCAACGCTTGGTCTATGCCAATCTCTGGCTCTTCGAGCCCGTGGTGCGCGGCGTGATGGAAAAGAGCCCGACCAGCGCGGCGCAAATTCACACGACGATCGCGCCGACGATCATCGAGGGCGGCAACAAGGAAAACGTGCTGCCGCCGGAAGCGCGCGCGGTCGTCAATTTCCGCATTCATCCGCGCGACAATGCCGAGACGGTAATGGCGCATGTGCGCGCGGCCATCGACGACCCGGAGGTCAAGATCGAACCGCTGCCGGGCATCCGCGAGGCCTCGCAGGTGTCGAACATCGAAGGCGACGGCTACAAGTTTTTGACCCGCGTCATCGGCGAGAGTTTTCCGGGCACGATCACTGCGCCTTATCTGGTCGTCGGCGGCACCGACAGCCGCCACTATCTTCCGATCACCGACAATGTGTTCCGCTTCATCCCCATCCGCATGGGCCCGGACGACATGGCCCGCTTCCACGGCACCAATGAGCGCGTGTCGGTGGCCAATATGGGGGAGGCGGTGGCTTTTTACGTCCGGCTGATGGAAACGATGGAGGCCGCCGAATAA
- a CDS encoding response regulator transcription factor, translated as MPTIALVDDDRNILTSVSIALEAEGYHVQTYTDGAAALAGLSANPPDVAVFDIKMPRMDGMELLRRLRQKSDLPVIFLTSKDDEIDELFGLKMGADDYITKPFSQRLLVERVKAVLRRFSPKVEGAAPAEGAANQVMERGHLLLDPERHTCTWGGKQVVLTVTEFLILQALAQRPGYVKSRDALMDAAYDDQVYVDDRTIDSHIKRLRKKFKEVDDDFDAIETLYGVGYRYREA; from the coding sequence ATGCCGACCATTGCGCTGGTCGACGACGACCGCAACATTCTGACCTCGGTGAGCATCGCGCTCGAAGCCGAGGGCTATCACGTTCAGACCTATACCGATGGCGCGGCGGCGCTGGCGGGCCTTTCGGCCAATCCGCCCGACGTCGCCGTCTTCGACATCAAGATGCCGCGCATGGACGGCATGGAGTTGCTGCGCCGCCTGCGCCAGAAATCCGACCTGCCGGTGATTTTCCTCACCTCCAAGGACGACGAGATTGACGAATTGTTCGGTCTCAAGATGGGCGCCGACGACTACATCACCAAGCCCTTCTCGCAGCGCCTGCTGGTCGAACGCGTGAAGGCGGTTCTGCGCCGCTTCAGCCCCAAGGTCGAGGGCGCCGCGCCGGCCGAAGGCGCCGCCAATCAGGTGATGGAGCGCGGCCATTTGCTGCTCGATCCCGAACGCCACACTTGCACCTGGGGCGGCAAGCAGGTCGTGCTGACCGTCACCGAATTCCTGATCCTGCAGGCGCTGGCCCAGCGTCCCGGCTACGTCAAGAGCCGCGACGCGCTGATGGACGCGGCCTATGACGATCAGGTCTATGTCGACGACCGCACCATCGACAGCCACATCAAGCGGCTGCGCAAGAAGTTCAAGGAAGTCGATGACGATTTCGACGCCATCGAAACCCTCTACGGCGTCGGCTACCGCTACCGCGAGGCCTGA
- a CDS encoding stimulus-sensing domain-containing protein, with protein sequence MASLIENESERAGRDDPAPRAAPASALPARFAAWAARSLSAFRGFLARGRFSSLTRRIVAFNVAALFVLLTGILYLNQFREGLIDARRQSLLTQAEIIAGAIAEGATSTPDAQVIDPLAGNRASQSSIDAALAERTLPIDPEGAAPILRRLVLPTQTRARLYDKDGWLILDSRQLSASGQVVAFELPPPEGVDEPGFLEGIADWMLSILPGRDLERFREAGSQNGTMYAEVIGALTGTPSSMERVNDRNELIVSVAVPIQRYRAVLGVLMLSTRGGDIDAIVRAERFAIVQVFMVALGVTILLSVVLAGTIAEPVRRLAQAAEIVRRGKNARAQIPDFTGRRDEIGELSGSLRDMTNALYSRIDAIESFAADVAHELKNPLTSLRSAVETLRLAKDDAAKERLTQIIQDDVRRIDRLISDISNASRLDAELSREEMEEVSIPTLLETVCDLFTETGVAGDARVVLDIDPGPQGREHMTVRGFDMRLGQVVRNLVDNALSFSPPGGVVRVSAERLRDRIVIHVEDEGPGIPPDSFERIFDRFHTDRPDSFGKHSGLGLAISRQIVDVHGGTVRATNLMDGDKVRGARFTVDLPAAG encoded by the coding sequence ATGGCCAGCCTGATCGAAAATGAAAGCGAGCGCGCGGGCCGGGACGATCCCGCGCCGCGCGCCGCGCCCGCATCGGCATTGCCCGCGCGTTTCGCGGCATGGGCGGCGCGTTCGCTTTCCGCCTTTCGCGGTTTTCTGGCGCGCGGCCGGTTTTCGAGCCTGACGCGCCGCATCGTCGCCTTCAATGTCGCGGCGCTTTTTGTCCTGCTGACCGGCATTCTCTATCTCAACCAGTTTCGCGAAGGTCTGATCGATGCGCGCCGCCAGAGCCTTCTGACCCAGGCGGAAATCATCGCCGGCGCCATTGCCGAAGGCGCGACCTCGACACCGGATGCGCAGGTGATCGATCCGTTGGCGGGCAATCGCGCGTCGCAATCCTCGATCGACGCCGCGCTGGCGGAAAGAACCCTGCCGATCGATCCCGAAGGGGCCGCGCCGATCCTGCGGCGGCTCGTTCTGCCGACCCAGACCCGCGCCCGTCTCTACGACAAGGATGGCTGGCTTATTCTCGATTCGCGCCAGCTCTCCGCGTCCGGCCAGGTTGTCGCCTTCGAGTTGCCGCCGCCTGAAGGCGTCGACGAGCCGGGTTTCCTGGAGGGCATTGCCGACTGGATGCTGAGCATACTGCCCGGCCGCGATCTCGAGCGCTTCCGCGAAGCCGGAAGTCAGAACGGCACGATGTACGCCGAAGTCATCGGCGCGCTGACGGGCACGCCCTCCAGCATGGAACGCGTCAACGACCGGAACGAATTGATCGTCTCGGTCGCCGTGCCGATCCAGCGTTACCGCGCGGTGCTTGGCGTGCTGATGCTGTCGACGCGCGGCGGCGACATCGACGCCATTGTCCGCGCCGAACGCTTTGCCATCGTGCAGGTCTTCATGGTTGCGCTCGGCGTCACCATTCTTCTGTCGGTGGTGCTCGCCGGCACCATCGCCGAGCCGGTCCGCCGCCTGGCGCAGGCCGCCGAAATCGTCCGCCGCGGCAAGAATGCGCGCGCGCAAATTCCCGACTTCACCGGACGCCGCGACGAGATCGGCGAATTGTCCGGATCGCTGCGCGACATGACCAATGCGCTCTACAGCCGCATCGATGCGATCGAAAGCTTTGCCGCCGACGTCGCGCATGAACTGAAAAACCCGCTGACCTCGCTCCGAAGCGCCGTCGAGACATTGCGGCTGGCGAAGGACGATGCCGCCAAGGAACGTCTGACGCAGATCATTCAGGACGATGTCCGCCGCATCGACCGTCTGATCAGCGACATTTCCAACGCCTCGCGGCTCGACGCCGAATTGTCGCGCGAGGAAATGGAAGAGGTGAGCATTCCGACACTGCTCGAAACGGTTTGCGATCTCTTCACCGAAACGGGCGTCGCGGGCGATGCCCGCGTCGTGCTCGACATCGATCCCGGCCCGCAGGGCCGTGAGCACATGACGGTCAGGGGTTTCGACATGCGCCTCGGTCAGGTCGTGCGCAACCTGGTCGACAACGCGCTTTCGTTCAGTCCGCCGGGCGGCGTCGTTCGCGTTTCCGCTGAGCGTCTGCGCGACCGCATCGTCATCCACGTCGAGGACGAGGGGCCGGGCATCCCGCCCGACAGTTTCGAGCGCATCTTCGACCGTTTCCACACCGACCGGCCGGACAGTTTCGGCAAGCATTCGGGCCTTGGCCTCGCCATTTCCCGGCAGATCGTCGACGTGCATGGCGGC